One genomic window of Vibrio mangrovi includes the following:
- the mutS gene encoding DNA mismatch repair protein MutS, translating to MIDNPTKSKTQESKHTPMMQQYLKLKAENPDILLFYRMGDFYELFYDDARRASQLLDISLTKRGASAGEPIPMAGVPFHAVEGYLAKLVQLGESVAICEQIGDPATSKGPVERKVVRIVTPGTITDEALLPERLDNLIAAIYQQDQQFGYATLDITSGRFQLCELDSEEAMAAELQRTAPKELLFPEDFQAVGLMASRKGNRRRPIWEFELETARQQLNQQFGTKDLTGFGVETAEKGLCAAGCLIQYVKDTQRTALPHIRSLIYDRQDATVIMDAATRRNLELTQNLSGGTENTLAEVLDYCATPMGSRMLKRWLHQPMRQIEVLNHRLDAIGELKEQGVFSELQPTLKQIGDIERILARLAIRSARPRDLARLRHALHQLPELQTYLSPLVHPHLQQLAQHCLPVEAVAALLDQAIVENPPVVIRDGGVIAPGYHAELDEWRDLANGATEYLEKLEQDERERHGIDTLKVGYNNVHGFYIQVSRGQSHLVPPYYIRRQTLKNAERYIIPELKEHEDKVLNSKSKALALEKQLWDALFDQLLPYLEQLQELSAAVSQLDVLQNLAERAETLDYCRPELAAEPGIHIQSGRHPVVEQVMQEPFIANPVELYTERKMLIITGPNMGGKSTYMRQTALIALMAHIGCYVPAESARIGLIDRIFTRIGASDDLASGRSTFMVEMTETANILHNATQHSLVLMDEIGRGTSTYDGLSLAWASAEWLATEIGALTLFATHYFELTELPHQLPHLANVHLDAVEHGESIAFMHAVQEGAASKSYGLAVAGLAGVPKPVIKNARMKLSQLEQSHLLEGNRTNGSSAVDIANQLSLIPEPSEVEKRLADIDPDSLTPRQALEQLYQLKNYL from the coding sequence ATGATCGACAATCCCACCAAAAGCAAAACGCAAGAAAGTAAACATACGCCTATGATGCAGCAGTATCTGAAACTCAAGGCGGAAAACCCTGACATTCTGTTGTTTTATCGAATGGGTGACTTCTACGAATTGTTTTATGATGACGCCAGACGTGCTTCTCAGCTACTTGATATCTCACTAACCAAGCGCGGTGCTTCAGCCGGAGAGCCGATTCCGATGGCTGGTGTTCCCTTCCATGCTGTTGAAGGCTACCTTGCCAAACTGGTCCAGTTAGGTGAATCTGTTGCTATCTGTGAACAGATTGGTGATCCCGCAACCAGTAAAGGCCCGGTCGAACGCAAAGTTGTCCGGATCGTTACTCCGGGCACGATTACCGATGAAGCACTGTTACCGGAACGACTGGATAACCTGATCGCTGCCATTTACCAGCAAGATCAGCAGTTCGGTTATGCCACTCTGGATATTACCTCCGGCCGCTTCCAGCTTTGTGAGCTGGACAGTGAAGAAGCAATGGCTGCTGAATTGCAGAGAACGGCACCGAAAGAACTGCTTTTTCCTGAGGACTTTCAGGCAGTCGGCCTGATGGCAAGCCGTAAAGGGAATCGCCGTCGTCCTATATGGGAGTTTGAACTGGAAACCGCCAGACAACAACTCAACCAACAATTTGGCACCAAAGATTTAACCGGTTTCGGGGTAGAAACAGCAGAGAAAGGCCTGTGCGCTGCCGGTTGTCTGATTCAGTATGTAAAAGATACTCAGAGAACCGCTCTGCCTCACATCCGTTCACTGATTTATGACCGTCAGGATGCAACCGTAATTATGGATGCAGCCACCCGACGCAATCTTGAACTCACCCAGAATCTCTCCGGTGGAACAGAAAATACGCTGGCCGAAGTATTAGATTATTGTGCAACACCGATGGGAAGCCGGATGCTCAAACGCTGGTTACACCAGCCGATGCGTCAGATTGAAGTCCTCAATCACCGTCTTGATGCAATTGGCGAGCTAAAAGAGCAGGGAGTTTTCAGTGAGCTTCAGCCGACATTGAAACAAATTGGTGATATTGAGCGGATTCTGGCCCGGTTAGCAATCCGCTCTGCCCGCCCCCGGGATCTGGCACGCCTCCGCCATGCACTTCATCAGTTACCGGAACTGCAAACTTATCTGTCTCCGCTGGTTCACCCGCATTTACAACAACTCGCTCAGCACTGCCTGCCGGTCGAAGCTGTTGCGGCACTGCTCGACCAAGCGATTGTCGAAAATCCACCGGTTGTCATCCGTGATGGTGGCGTCATTGCCCCCGGCTATCATGCTGAACTGGATGAATGGCGGGATCTGGCTAACGGAGCTACCGAATATCTGGAAAAACTGGAGCAGGATGAACGGGAACGCCATGGCATTGATACACTCAAAGTCGGCTACAACAATGTACACGGCTTCTACATTCAGGTAAGCCGGGGACAAAGTCATTTAGTACCACCTTACTATATTCGTCGCCAAACTCTGAAAAATGCTGAACGTTACATCATTCCCGAGTTGAAAGAGCACGAAGATAAAGTCTTAAATTCAAAATCAAAAGCGCTGGCATTAGAAAAACAGCTCTGGGACGCACTGTTTGATCAGTTACTTCCCTATCTCGAGCAACTTCAGGAACTTTCTGCTGCGGTTTCACAGCTCGATGTGCTGCAAAATCTGGCTGAACGGGCAGAAACACTTGATTATTGTCGTCCTGAACTGGCTGCCGAGCCGGGAATACACATCCAGTCAGGTCGTCATCCGGTTGTCGAGCAGGTGATGCAGGAACCGTTTATTGCCAACCCTGTTGAGCTGTATACCGAACGAAAAATGCTCATCATTACCGGCCCGAATATGGGCGGTAAATCGACTTACATGCGTCAGACAGCACTCATTGCTCTGATGGCACATATTGGCTGCTACGTTCCTGCCGAATCGGCCCGGATCGGTCTGATTGATCGGATATTTACCCGAATCGGAGCTTCCGATGATCTGGCGTCCGGACGTTCAACTTTCATGGTTGAAATGACGGAAACAGCCAATATTTTGCACAACGCAACCCAGCATAGTTTGGTTCTGATGGACGAAATCGGACGAGGCACCAGTACCTATGATGGACTTTCTCTGGCCTGGGCAAGTGCTGAATGGCTGGCAACAGAAATCGGAGCCCTGACGCTGTTTGCCACACACTACTTTGAGCTCACCGAACTGCCACATCAATTGCCACATCTGGCTAATGTCCACCTTGATGCAGTCGAACACGGCGAAAGTATTGCTTTTATGCACGCAGTGCAGGAAGGAGCAGCAAGCAAATCATACGGGCTGGCAGTTGCCGGACTGGCTGGTGTACCCAAACCGGTCATAAAAAATGCCCGGATGAAGTTATCCCAGTTGGAGCAAAGTCATCTTCTGGAAGGAAACCGCACCAATGGTTCATCGGCGGTTGATATTGCCAATCAGTTAAGTCTGATTCCGGAACCCTCAGAAGTAGAGAAACGACTCGCCGACATTGATCCGGACAGTCTCACTCCCAGACAGGCTCTGGAGCAACTCTATCAGCTTAAAAATTATCTATAG
- a CDS encoding oligogalacturonate lyase family protein, whose translation MAKGDVINLDFESFVDSDTQVRVTRLTPKDVICHRNYFYQKCFTQDGQKLLFAGDFDTNRNYYLLDLTTRQATQLTEGHGDNTFGGFISSDEQSFFYVKNERNLMRVDFSTLEEKLVYAVDEEWKGYGTWVANSECTKLVGIEIHKDSWQPLTSWEKFAEFYHTNPTCRLIQVDINTGDVKVIHQEDAWLGHPIYRPFDDNTIGFCHEGPHDLVDARMWLVDGDGSNVRKVKSHAPGESCTHEFWVPDGSAMAYVSYLKGQTERIICKVDPKTLENKIVMEMPPCSHLMSNFDGSLMVGDGCDTPPDVNDTASYNIENDPFLYILNTQKKTFAKLVKHSTSWKVLDGDRQITHPHPSFTPDDKGVLFTSDFEGVPAIYIADLPAEFK comes from the coding sequence ATGGCAAAAGGTGATGTAATCAACCTTGATTTTGAAAGTTTCGTCGACTCTGATACTCAGGTCAGAGTAACACGGCTGACGCCGAAAGATGTGATATGCCACCGGAACTATTTCTATCAGAAATGTTTCACTCAGGATGGTCAAAAGCTGTTGTTCGCCGGTGATTTCGATACTAACCGCAACTACTATTTGCTCGATTTAACCACCAGGCAGGCAACACAACTGACCGAAGGTCATGGTGATAACACGTTTGGTGGATTTATTTCATCGGACGAACAGAGTTTCTTCTACGTGAAAAATGAACGGAATCTGATGAGAGTCGATTTCAGCACGCTTGAAGAAAAGCTGGTTTATGCCGTTGACGAAGAATGGAAAGGTTACGGTACATGGGTTGCCAATTCAGAATGTACCAAATTAGTCGGTATTGAAATCCATAAAGACAGTTGGCAGCCACTCACTTCATGGGAAAAATTTGCCGAGTTTTATCATACCAACCCGACATGCCGCCTGATTCAGGTCGACATCAATACCGGTGATGTAAAAGTCATCCATCAGGAAGATGCCTGGCTCGGTCATCCGATTTATCGTCCGTTTGATGACAATACGATCGGCTTCTGTCATGAAGGACCTCATGATCTGGTTGATGCACGGATGTGGCTGGTGGATGGTGACGGAAGCAACGTCCGGAAAGTCAAATCGCATGCTCCCGGAGAATCCTGTACACACGAGTTCTGGGTTCCCGATGGTAGTGCTATGGCCTATGTTTCTTACCTGAAAGGGCAAACCGAACGGATTATCTGTAAGGTCGATCCCAAAACACTGGAAAACAAAATTGTGATGGAAATGCCGCCATGTTCTCATTTGATGAGTAACTTCGACGGCTCGCTCATGGTTGGGGACGGATGTGATACACCGCCCGATGTGAACGACACGGCCAGCTACAATATTGAGAATGATCCGTTCCTCTATATCCTCAATACCCAAAAGAAAACATTTGCCAAGCTGGTCAAACATAGCACCTCCTGGAAGGTTCTCGACGGTGACCGTCAGATAACCCACCCTCATCCGTCATTTACGCCAGATGATAAGGGTGTCTTGTTTACCAGTGATTTTGAAGGTGTTCCGGCTATTTATATCGCCGACCTGCCGGCAGAGTTCAAATAG
- a CDS encoding sodium:solute symporter family protein — translation MQYDYLVIAGYFVLMIAISLLFKKMASASTSDYFRGGGKMLWWMVGATAFMTQFSAWTFTGAAGKAFNDGFAVLAVFIGNMVAYVFAHFYFARRFRQMRVDTPTEGIKRRFGNGNEQFFTWVIIPLSVINAGVWLNGLGVFASAVFNTDIIATIYITGAAVLLVSLLSGAWGVVASDFIQTLVVAVVSVACAAVALYFVGGPGEIIREFPGGFVSGPDMNYPLLLVCTFIFFIVKQLQSINNMQESYRFLNAKDSRNASKAALMALILMMFGAVIWFIPPWASAILYPDAAAAYPQLGAKARDAVYLVFARETMPLGTVGLLMAGLFAATMSSMDSALNRNSGIFVRSFYSNIVRHGKAKDKELLRVGQLACLVNGILVILMAQFFNSLKTLSLFDLMMQVATLLQSPVLVPLFLGILIRKTPKWTPWATVVFGMFVSWMVVEIFTPQFVASWFGIETLTGREISELRTMITIAAHLFLTAGFFCLTTLFYKESNDTYKEETEKFFADVERECVVTDKEQDQFDRLQRAKLGTLVIYMACGLTLMVLIPNPLWGRLLFLACAATIFAVGFALKKSAKVEEIQGKTVSVR, via the coding sequence ATGCAATATGATTATCTTGTGATTGCAGGTTACTTCGTGCTGATGATTGCAATCAGTCTGCTGTTTAAAAAAATGGCCAGCGCCAGTACCAGTGATTACTTCAGAGGCGGCGGTAAGATGCTATGGTGGATGGTGGGAGCAACGGCGTTTATGACCCAATTCTCTGCCTGGACTTTTACCGGAGCCGCCGGTAAAGCGTTTAATGATGGTTTCGCCGTACTTGCCGTGTTCATCGGTAACATGGTGGCTTATGTCTTTGCTCATTTCTATTTTGCCCGTCGTTTCCGCCAAATGCGTGTAGATACACCAACCGAAGGGATCAAACGTCGATTCGGTAACGGTAACGAACAGTTCTTTACCTGGGTAATCATTCCGCTCAGCGTAATCAACGCCGGTGTCTGGCTGAACGGACTCGGTGTCTTTGCTTCAGCAGTGTTCAATACCGACATCATCGCCACAATCTATATAACCGGTGCAGCAGTTCTGCTTGTCTCATTGTTGAGTGGTGCCTGGGGTGTGGTTGCATCGGACTTTATTCAGACACTGGTTGTCGCCGTCGTATCTGTAGCCTGCGCCGCTGTCGCACTCTATTTTGTCGGCGGACCGGGTGAAATTATTCGTGAATTCCCCGGCGGCTTTGTGTCCGGTCCGGACATGAATTATCCACTGTTGCTGGTCTGTACATTCATATTCTTCATTGTGAAACAGTTACAGAGTATCAATAACATGCAGGAATCTTATCGTTTCCTTAACGCCAAAGATTCACGTAATGCAAGTAAAGCAGCACTGATGGCACTCATCCTGATGATGTTCGGTGCCGTTATCTGGTTTATTCCGCCATGGGCATCTGCCATTCTTTATCCGGATGCAGCCGCCGCCTATCCACAGCTTGGAGCAAAAGCCAGAGATGCTGTGTACTTAGTATTTGCCAGAGAAACCATGCCGTTAGGAACGGTTGGGCTATTAATGGCCGGTCTCTTTGCAGCTACCATGTCATCTATGGATTCAGCGCTGAACCGCAACTCAGGTATTTTTGTCCGTAGTTTCTACTCTAATATTGTCCGCCACGGTAAAGCGAAAGACAAAGAACTGCTTCGGGTCGGTCAACTGGCTTGTCTGGTAAACGGCATTCTGGTGATCTTAATGGCCCAGTTCTTCAACTCACTGAAAACTCTGAGCTTGTTTGATCTGATGATGCAAGTAGCAACATTGCTGCAATCACCGGTTCTTGTTCCACTGTTCCTTGGTATCCTGATCCGTAAAACACCGAAATGGACACCTTGGGCAACCGTAGTCTTCGGTATGTTTGTTTCCTGGATGGTTGTTGAGATCTTCACACCACAATTTGTTGCCAGTTGGTTTGGAATCGAAACGCTGACAGGCAGAGAAATCAGTGAACTCCGGACAATGATTACTATTGCAGCTCACCTGTTCCTGACTGCCGGTTTCTTCTGTCTGACTACACTGTTCTACAAAGAGTCCAACGACACATACAAAGAAGAAACAGAGAAATTCTTCGCAGATGTGGAACGCGAATGCGTGGTTACAGATAAAGAGCAAGATCAGTTCGACCGTCTCCAACGTGCAAAACTGGGGACATTGGTTATCTATATGGCATGTGGCCTGACACTGATGGTTCTGATCCCGAACCCACTATGGGGACGCCTGCTGTTCCTTGCCTGTGCGGCAACTATTTTTGCCGTCGGTTTCGCACTGAAGAAAAGTGCCAAAGTGGAAGAGATTCAGGGCAAAACTGTTTCTGTCCGTTAA
- a CDS encoding right-handed parallel beta-helix repeat-containing protein has protein sequence MKLHKTTFLLTSILSLSACSQYTASTQIPAPQDLTWQAITFGQSTDLNFASTILPEKIGLNAVTINGQPVQPGPLQDTFTIESRGGKLANSHEGVTFYYTELPANANFTLSATVVLNQLGPETGSTPNRQEGAGIMVRDILGSPRLDPQPPGSEEFPAASNMVMNLLRANKKKNNGLVNVNATYREGVYQPWGTKGNRIIRDEFIKGVPYGDKVTYQMSLIRTDDGYTATYRHGETSESHVIKGANTNIITMQDPAHQYVGFFASRNAKVTVSNVHLTLTPGTIANAPAYHPQPAGLALQPASPDKSATSDYLFQSRASYAGSFTLSQDGQTLVENQQVSAGELFSVATRLKAPDTQFSLSFTASEGPDRSPQHYQQTVTKVALNDPMNLHVNPSGDHGRLTLAAAIELLPQGGTITLEDGDYGELLIPLTASGQAGKVKTLRAGGNHVRFTGDITHKANYWYVSHLEVAGARYLVHGSHNVFDHISTHDASDTGFQITSPSQSPRPFWASYNLVQNSESYNNMDPSRINADGFAAKMRIGNGNTFIHCVSHHNIDDGWDLFNKVEDGPNGVVTIMDSISYKNGQTLQVKARSGSRGNGFKLGGEGIPVAHIVKNNLAYQNNMDGFTDNFNPGQLTLENNVSIDNNRFNFLLRKSPYTDTLKQGTFTGNRSYRFYSASSYDDVVNAETKRNNTLIVDGHSTDANGKQPTVALLSKLKKAARISSHDQIPGQTEVQHIKALLTQAH, from the coding sequence ATGAAACTGCATAAGACGACATTTCTGCTGACGTCGATTCTGTCTTTATCTGCCTGCTCCCAATACACTGCATCAACACAAATACCAGCACCTCAGGATTTAACCTGGCAAGCAATCACCTTCGGTCAGTCGACGGATCTGAATTTCGCATCAACGATTCTGCCGGAAAAAATCGGCCTGAACGCAGTCACCATTAATGGACAACCGGTACAACCCGGACCGCTTCAGGACACATTTACCATTGAAAGCCGTGGGGGCAAGCTAGCCAACTCACATGAAGGCGTGACCTTTTATTACACAGAACTTCCGGCCAACGCCAACTTCACTTTATCAGCGACTGTAGTACTGAATCAGCTTGGTCCGGAAACCGGTTCAACACCGAACCGTCAGGAAGGTGCCGGTATTATGGTTCGTGATATTCTCGGTTCACCGCGTCTTGATCCTCAGCCTCCCGGTTCAGAAGAATTCCCGGCAGCATCCAATATGGTCATGAACTTACTCCGGGCCAATAAAAAGAAAAATAACGGACTGGTCAATGTCAATGCAACATACCGGGAAGGTGTTTACCAACCGTGGGGTACCAAAGGAAACCGCATCATCCGGGATGAATTTATCAAAGGTGTTCCCTATGGTGACAAAGTGACTTACCAAATGTCACTGATCCGGACTGATGACGGTTACACTGCCACATACCGCCACGGAGAAACCAGTGAAAGCCATGTCATTAAAGGAGCAAATACCAATATCATCACCATGCAGGATCCTGCGCATCAGTATGTCGGATTCTTTGCTTCTCGTAATGCTAAGGTAACGGTCAGTAATGTCCATCTGACACTGACTCCGGGAACAATTGCCAATGCTCCGGCATATCATCCTCAGCCGGCTGGCCTAGCCCTGCAACCAGCCTCACCAGACAAATCAGCGACATCAGATTATCTGTTTCAGTCCCGTGCCAGCTATGCCGGTTCGTTTACGCTTTCTCAGGATGGGCAGACTCTGGTCGAAAACCAGCAGGTATCCGCCGGTGAACTTTTCAGTGTCGCAACCAGATTAAAAGCGCCAGATACACAATTCTCGCTCAGTTTCACTGCATCAGAAGGTCCGGATCGTTCACCGCAACACTATCAGCAAACGGTCACCAAAGTCGCCCTGAATGATCCAATGAATCTACACGTAAATCCATCGGGTGATCATGGCAGACTCACACTGGCAGCAGCCATTGAACTCCTGCCACAGGGTGGCACTATTACACTTGAAGACGGTGACTATGGTGAGTTGCTTATTCCACTGACAGCCAGTGGGCAGGCAGGAAAAGTCAAAACATTGAGAGCTGGTGGTAATCATGTTCGCTTCACCGGTGACATCACCCACAAAGCAAACTACTGGTATGTTTCTCATCTTGAAGTCGCCGGAGCCCGTTATCTGGTCCACGGTAGCCATAACGTATTTGATCATATCAGCACCCACGATGCTTCAGATACCGGCTTCCAGATTACATCTCCATCCCAGTCACCCCGTCCGTTCTGGGCCAGCTATAATCTTGTTCAGAACAGCGAAAGCTATAACAATATGGATCCATCCCGGATCAATGCTGATGGATTCGCGGCCAAAATGCGGATTGGAAACGGCAACACGTTCATCCACTGTGTTTCTCATCACAATATCGATGACGGCTGGGATCTGTTCAATAAAGTTGAAGATGGTCCGAATGGTGTCGTCACCATCATGGATTCCATCTCCTATAAAAATGGCCAGACACTTCAGGTTAAAGCCAGAAGCGGCAGCCGTGGTAATGGGTTCAAGCTTGGTGGTGAAGGAATTCCCGTTGCACATATCGTCAAAAACAATCTGGCCTATCAAAATAATATGGATGGCTTTACCGATAACTTTAATCCGGGCCAGCTGACTCTGGAGAATAATGTTTCAATTGATAATAACCGCTTCAATTTTCTGCTCAGGAAAAGTCCATACACCGACACACTGAAGCAGGGAACATTCACAGGCAATCGCTCTTATCGTTTTTATTCTGCCAGTTCATATGATGATGTTGTGAACGCAGAAACCAAACGAAATAACACATTGATTGTCGATGGTCACTCAACCGATGCCAATGGAAAACAACCTACCGTAGCCCTTCTTTCCAAACTGAAGAAGGCCGCCAGAATTTCATCTCATGATCAGATTCCCGGCCAAACTGAAGTTCAGCATATCAAAGCATTGCTAACGCAAGCTCATTAA
- a CDS encoding oligogalacturonate-specific porin KdgM family protein, giving the protein MKSKLIASAILLGLTAGAAHATSLNIRHEFIPEEGERSASHKDRLLMSHLFDNGIGISEEVKWGYENDSVNLGEMKSAGHETKIGYNYKINDEFKIQPAYAMDSSSSSITHKFDLKGVYKISDSWNASLRYRYGMKVPSNDSPNSHYSQVNLVTAYQLNSDYKVGIDIEGKFEQSASSGYDGNKNYLNLVNLFGEYQGFESGWRPFIELGMTSQETLKSTPGKDQYVTRYRIGLKYNF; this is encoded by the coding sequence ATGAAAAGTAAACTAATTGCATCTGCTATCCTACTTGGTTTAACTGCTGGCGCAGCACACGCAACTTCACTAAATATTCGTCACGAATTCATTCCGGAAGAGGGCGAAAGATCCGCCAGTCACAAAGATCGTCTGCTGATGTCCCACCTGTTTGACAACGGTATCGGCATTAGTGAAGAGGTAAAATGGGGCTATGAAAACGATAGTGTGAATCTGGGTGAAATGAAGAGTGCCGGTCACGAAACAAAGATCGGCTATAACTACAAAATCAATGATGAATTCAAAATTCAGCCAGCTTATGCGATGGATTCATCTTCAAGTTCTATAACTCACAAATTTGATCTGAAAGGTGTCTATAAAATCAGTGACAGCTGGAATGCGTCACTACGCTACCGCTACGGAATGAAAGTTCCTTCAAATGACTCTCCGAATTCGCATTACAGCCAGGTGAATTTAGTCACCGCTTATCAACTGAATAGTGATTACAAAGTTGGGATTGACATCGAAGGAAAATTTGAACAGTCCGCATCTTCCGGCTATGACGGTAACAAAAACTATCTGAATCTGGTCAATCTGTTCGGTGAATATCAGGGATTTGAAAGCGGCTGGCGTCCGTTTATTGAACTCGGAATGACGTCTCAAGAAACGCTTAAAAGCACCCCAGGAAAAGATCAGTATGTTACCCGGTACCGTATTGGCCTGAAATACAACTTCTAA
- a CDS encoding carbohydrate ABC transporter permease — MYESRRLGLAYLSPYIIGLLVFTAFPFVSSFLMSFTDYDLMTSPDYVGIENYRYMLTEDDLFWKSMSVTFLYVFLTIPVKLAFALFIAFILNFKLRGIRFFRTAYYIPSILGSSIAIAVLWRALFAIDGVLNGMLALVGIDAVNWLGEPSFALFSITLLRAWQFGSAMVIFLAALQNVPQSQYEAALIDGASKWQMFIKVTVPLITPVIFFNFIMQTTQAFQEFTAPYVITGGGPMKSTYLISLYIYETAFKFFDMGYGSALAWALFIVVAIFTSITFRSSKYWVFYSGDKGGK, encoded by the coding sequence ATGTATGAAAGTCGTAGGTTAGGACTTGCTTACCTGTCGCCCTATATTATCGGGCTACTGGTTTTTACTGCATTTCCCTTTGTATCGTCATTCCTGATGAGTTTTACCGATTATGATCTGATGACGTCTCCGGACTACGTCGGTATTGAAAATTATCGGTATATGCTGACGGAAGATGACCTGTTCTGGAAATCCATGAGTGTTACATTCTTGTATGTTTTCCTGACGATTCCCGTGAAGCTGGCTTTTGCTTTATTTATTGCATTTATCCTGAACTTTAAGCTCAGAGGAATTCGCTTCTTCAGAACTGCCTATTATATTCCTTCGATTCTGGGAAGTAGTATTGCAATTGCTGTTCTGTGGCGGGCACTGTTTGCCATTGACGGGGTGTTGAACGGGATGCTGGCGCTGGTTGGTATTGATGCAGTGAACTGGCTTGGTGAACCATCTTTTGCTCTTTTTTCAATCACATTACTCCGTGCCTGGCAATTTGGTTCGGCAATGGTGATCTTCCTGGCTGCCTTGCAGAATGTACCTCAGTCTCAGTATGAAGCTGCATTGATCGATGGTGCCAGTAAGTGGCAAATGTTTATCAAGGTGACAGTGCCGCTGATCACTCCGGTTATCTTCTTCAACTTCATCATGCAGACCACACAGGCTTTCCAGGAATTTACCGCACCTTATGTCATTACGGGCGGCGGTCCGATGAAATCAACTTATCTTATCTCTCTGTATATCTATGAAACAGCCTTTAAGTTCTTTGATATGGGATACGGGAGTGCTCTGGCATGGGCGTTGTTCATTGTTGTTGCGATCTTCACATCAATCACATTCCGTTCTTCGAAATACTGGGTGTTCTATTCCGGTGATAAGGGAGGTAAATAA
- a CDS encoding carbohydrate ABC transporter permease → MTSVISVSAEQKKDEASYLENERTIRREKINAAIRYTILIIVGAMMLYPLLWMFSAAMKPNHEIFSSMNLIPSEWSMEGFINGWKTGTEFTFGHYIINTFAYVLPKVFVTVVSSTIVAYGFARFDIPWKKFWFATLIATILLPQSVLLIPQYLMFREMGLLDTYLPLYLPFAFATQGFFVFMLIQFLRGVPTDMEEAAMIDGCNSFQVLWHVVVPVIRPAIISVALFQFMWSVNDFLGPLIYISSVEKYPIALALKMSIDVTEGAKWNEILAMASIAIIPSILVFFMSQKYFVEGVTSSGIKG, encoded by the coding sequence ATGACTTCAGTTATCAGTGTTTCTGCTGAACAGAAAAAAGATGAAGCCAGTTATCTGGAGAATGAGCGAACAATTCGCCGTGAAAAAATTAATGCCGCGATCCGCTATACCATTTTGATTATTGTGGGCGCAATGATGCTGTATCCCTTATTGTGGATGTTTTCTGCCGCAATGAAGCCCAATCATGAAATCTTCTCGTCCATGAATCTGATTCCGAGTGAGTGGAGTATGGAAGGTTTTATCAATGGCTGGAAGACCGGAACCGAGTTTACTTTTGGTCATTACATCATCAACACATTTGCTTATGTGTTGCCGAAAGTGTTTGTCACTGTAGTGTCATCAACAATTGTTGCTTATGGATTTGCCCGGTTTGATATTCCGTGGAAAAAATTCTGGTTTGCAACATTGATTGCCACCATTCTATTACCTCAGTCTGTTCTGCTGATCCCGCAGTACCTGATGTTCCGTGAGATGGGATTGCTTGATACTTATCTGCCACTTTATCTGCCATTTGCATTTGCAACACAGGGATTCTTCGTTTTCATGCTGATCCAGTTCTTGCGAGGCGTTCCGACCGATATGGAAGAAGCAGCGATGATCGATGGCTGTAACTCTTTTCAGGTGCTCTGGCATGTTGTCGTTCCGGTCATTAGGCCGGCAATTATCTCCGTGGCTCTATTCCAGTTCATGTGGTCGGTGAACGATTTCCTCGGTCCTCTGATTTACATCTCAAGTGTTGAAAAATATCCGATAGCTCTGGCATTGAAGATGTCGATTGATGTGACAGAAGGGGCTAAATGGAACGAAATTCTGGCTATGGCTTCTATCGCCATCATTCCTTCGATTCTGGTGTTCTTTATGTCACAGAAATATTTTGTTGAAGGCGTCACCAGCAGCGGTATTAAAGGTTAA